In Corylus avellana chromosome ca2, CavTom2PMs-1.0, the following proteins share a genomic window:
- the LOC132169096 gene encoding uncharacterized protein LOC132169096 encodes MGIKLKPKEIQLLLEKLYKKASGESESDIPECNLYGEKEPWQIWEEAILASACMQGGGATAAAMLMNQKEVCVFTKVKKKTLNSSRIDQTVGIGMWKMEDTGVTIYGNATTNEGTTTELVGIRKRFRYESKMVHHDRWIMYKYALQPSMLTHAKFQNYVLCQIKKMEGSEKKRKPEEEEDRLDQILTLNHIGHHDDEKEENMRLTNIGHDDGSHIFIDLSNSDDQIVDNIIETSASVPMDEKQSNNSPESNFDNHTN; translated from the exons ATGGGGATAAAGCTGAAACCCAAAGAAATACAACTTCTCCTCGAAAAACTTTACAAGAAAGCAAGCGGAGAATCAGAAAGCGACATCCCTGAATGCAACTTATACGGCGAGAAAGAGCCGTGGCAAATATGGGAGGAGGCAATATTAGCATCGGCATGCATGCAGGGTGGTGGTGCCACCGCCGCCGCCATGTTAATGAACCAAAAAGAAGTTTGCGTCTTCAcaaaggtgaagaagaagacCCTCAACAGCTCGCGTATTGACCAGACAGTGGGAATCGGCATGTGGAAAATGGAGGACACCGGCGTCACGATTTATGGTAATGCGACTACTAATGAAGGAACTACTACGGAGCTTGTTGGAATCAGAAAAAGGTTTCGGTATGAGAGTAAGATGGTCCATCACGACCGTTGGATCATGTACAAGTATGCCCTTCAACCCTCCATGCTCACCCATGCAAAA TTTCAAAATTACGTGCTTTGTCAGATCAAGAAGATGGAGGGATcagaaaagaagaggaaaccagaagaagaagaagacaggCTAGATCAGATCCTAACACTGAACCATATTGGACATCATGATGATGAGAAGGAGGAGAATATGAGGTTGACCAATATTGGACATGATGATGGCAGTCATATATTTATTGACTTGTCTAACTCTGATGACCAAATTGTCGACAATATTATTGAAACTAGTGCATCGGTGCCGATGGATGAGAAACAATCCAACAATTCACCGGAATCGAACTTTGACAACCATACAAACTAG
- the LOC132169097 gene encoding uncharacterized protein LOC132169097, with product MGIKLKPKEIQLLLKKLYRKTSGESESDIPECNLYGEKEPWEIWDEAILASACMQGGGAAAAATLMNQKEVCVFTKVKKKTLNSSCIDRTVGTGAWKGEDTGVPIYGNATTNEGTTTELVGIKKRFRYESKMVYHGRWIMYEYALQPSTLTHAKVM from the coding sequence ATGGGGATAAAGCTGAAACCCAAAGAAATACAACTTCTCCTCAAAAAACTTTACAGGAAAACAAGTGGAGAATCAGAAAGCGACATCCCTGAATGCAACTTATACGGCGAGAAAGAGCCGTGGGAAATATGGGACGAGGCAATATTAGCATCGGCATGCATGCAAGGTGGTGGtgccgccgccgccgccacgTTAATGAACCAAAAAGAAGTTTGCGTCTTCAcaaaggtgaagaagaagacCCTCAACAGCTCATGTATCGACCGGACGGTGGGAACCGGCGCGTGGAAAGGGGAGGACACCGGCGTCCCGATTTATGGTAATGCGACTACTAATGAAGGAACTACTACGGAGCTTGTCGGAATCAAAAAAAGGTTTCGATATGAGAGTAAGATGGTCTATCACGGCCGTTGGATCATGTACGAGTATGCCCTTCAACCCTCCACACTCACCCATGCAAAAGTAATGTAA